From a single Planctellipticum variicoloris genomic region:
- the mobA gene encoding molybdenum cofactor guanylyltransferase, which translates to MVEREPGLAAILLAGGQSRRMGQPKAWLPIDGETFLQRIARTICQVAGELVVVAADGQDLPVLPDGVLVVRDAVAGAGPLAGLETGWRALRAQPRRVFLSGCDTPFLKPEFVRVVSRFCGEREAAVPVIDGRRHPLAACYAFGVLPRLSALVATGERRMQAFLERLSMYELHAEEFSSVDPRLLSLVNINTPEDWAVWRDATASAVRDG; encoded by the coding sequence ATGGTTGAACGAGAACCGGGGCTGGCGGCGATACTTCTGGCCGGCGGGCAAAGTCGCCGGATGGGACAGCCGAAGGCATGGCTCCCGATTGATGGAGAAACCTTCCTGCAGCGGATTGCCCGGACGATCTGCCAGGTTGCCGGCGAACTGGTGGTGGTCGCGGCGGACGGGCAGGACTTGCCCGTTCTGCCGGACGGGGTGCTTGTCGTGCGCGACGCGGTCGCAGGAGCGGGGCCGCTGGCGGGGCTCGAGACCGGCTGGCGCGCCCTGCGGGCGCAGCCGAGGCGAGTTTTCCTCAGCGGCTGTGATACGCCGTTCCTGAAGCCGGAATTCGTTCGCGTCGTGTCCCGATTCTGCGGCGAACGGGAGGCTGCGGTTCCGGTGATCGATGGCCGCCGTCATCCGCTGGCCGCGTGCTATGCGTTCGGCGTGTTGCCGCGGCTTTCAGCCCTGGTGGCGACGGGCGAACGGAGAATGCAGGCGTTTCTGGAGCGGCTGTCGATGTACGAATTACATGCTGAGGAATTCAGCAGCGTCGATCCACGGCTGCTGTCGCTGGTTAATATCAATACGCCTGAGGATTGGGCAGTCTGGCGAGACGCGACGGCGTCCGCGGTCCGTGACGGCTGA
- a CDS encoding ATP-binding protein translates to MSRILVVEPDSAVTELILPTLECLGHEALVVTDASSALTQLEDVPPDLILTAYRLPESDGLELVEEISRRFPRIPSVLMTDQGNEDLATEALLRGATSYIPKRRLSRDFQRTIQKLLGLSRAARRHRHLMACWRETSDRFVIDNSPALIPALVCHFQETLQLLEFADDRTRLRICVALTETLENAVYHGNLELSSALRSGDGTRWHEESERRRNLPPYSRRTVDVRSAISRDEVRFVIRDEGPGFDPAKLPDPRTPEHIADIGGRGVLLIRTFMDRVEYSSRGNEVTLVKLAPTKPVT, encoded by the coding sequence ATGTCGCGAATCCTGGTCGTCGAACCTGATTCTGCAGTCACCGAATTGATCCTGCCGACGCTGGAGTGCCTCGGGCACGAGGCGCTGGTTGTCACGGACGCCAGTTCGGCCCTGACGCAACTGGAGGATGTCCCGCCGGATCTGATCCTGACGGCCTACAGGCTTCCGGAGTCTGACGGCCTGGAGCTCGTCGAAGAAATCAGCCGCAGATTCCCGCGAATCCCTTCGGTCCTGATGACCGATCAGGGAAACGAAGATCTGGCGACCGAGGCGTTGCTGCGCGGAGCAACCAGCTACATCCCGAAGCGACGTCTGTCGAGAGATTTTCAGCGCACGATCCAGAAGCTGCTCGGCCTGTCGCGTGCCGCGCGACGGCATCGCCATCTGATGGCCTGTTGGAGGGAAACGTCGGACCGATTCGTAATCGACAATTCACCGGCACTCATTCCCGCTCTCGTGTGTCACTTCCAGGAAACCCTGCAGCTCCTGGAGTTTGCCGATGACCGGACACGCCTCAGAATCTGCGTCGCACTGACCGAAACCCTGGAGAACGCGGTCTACCACGGCAACCTTGAACTCAGTTCCGCGTTGCGGAGCGGCGACGGAACCCGCTGGCATGAGGAATCGGAGCGGCGGCGCAATCTCCCCCCGTACTCCCGTCGGACCGTCGACGTCCGATCCGCCATTTCTCGCGATGAAGTCCGGTTTGTCATCCGGGACGAAGGCCCGGGGTTCGATCCGGCGAAACTTCCCGATCCGCGGACGCCTGAGCATATTGCCGACATCGGCGGTCGAGGCGTGCTGCTCATCCGGACGTTCATGGACCGGGTCGAGTACAGCAGCCGCGGCAACGAAGTCACTCTCGTCAAACTCGCGCCAACCAAACCGGTCACGTAA